CCATCTGCATCAACACTTCAATCTGCCCTAGAATAAGCGTTAATGGAGTGCGAAATTCGTGAGATATATTAGTAAAAAAACGCAGTTTTATCTGATTCAATTCTTCTATGCGCTCTTTTTCTTTCCTTTCAAACTCCAAAGAGGATTTTAAAGCAGCTTGGCGGGTTTTGAAACGGATAAAAGCAAACATCAACCCAGCCAAACAAAGGAAATAAAAGAGATATGCCCACATAGTCGCATAAAAAGGGGCAGAAACATGTATATTCAAACCGATTTCCTCTTTTATATTATCCAACGGCCGGATTCTAAGCGTATAATCACCGGAAGGTAAGTTCGTATAAGCTATTGCCGTACTGGTTGTTTGTGTCCAAACTTTATCAAAACCATCCAAGTGATATTCAAACAAACGGTTACGGTCATCATTATAATTAAAGGTAGCAAATTCAACAGTTATATTATTCTGTTGATAGCCTAAATAAATATCCGTTGTTTTTGCTAATATATCAGTCAAAATGCCAGACCGGTCATTAGGATAAATCTCTTGATTGAAAATAAACAGCTTATCAAAACTCAATAGATTCTTAGAAAGCGATGCATATAAAGATTGCCTTTGAAACAGAGCCAGACCATTAGTTCCACTAATAAAAAGAGTCCCATTTTCATTCAAATATAAAGCAGATCCTTGGCTATAAGTCTGATTGAACGGATGATATGTATTTTCAACTACTCCCTTCTCACGGTTAAAGACAGAGAGTCCCTTTCCATGAAGGATAAACAAACAATTATCTTCAACTGATTCGCAAATATAATAACAATAATCACTTGGAAGACATTGATTGGTGGTACTGTAAGATTTAAACGATTGCTCTTTCTCCAAATATTCATATATACCCGAACCTATCGTACAAAAGAAAACAGTCCCTTTACTATCTTCAAAGATATGAACAACTTTAAATCTGCCAATCGTAGACGGATTATTGGCATCTGTCACATATTGAGTAATATTTGAAGAAGGCAGGTCGACACAAATGACTCCTCCATTAGCCAAAGCCAACCATATACGTTGCCGGCTATCAATCAGGAATGTTTCAAAAGCATATTTCCGGCTCAGTAGTTTTCGGATATCCGTATCATCCGAAAGTGGTGAGAACTTTTCAGTGACCGGATCCATAAAAACAGCACCGCCTTGTGTTAACAAAGCAAGCCCATTTTTATATCCTTGAATATCATTCACAATCTCATGTGGCAATGATGTAGAATCACCTTCTATATGATGAAGGGCATATCCTTTATTTGATTTTATATCCAATACAAACAAACCGCCAAGATGACTGCCGACATATAATCGCCCATCCTCTTTCCGATAAAATATTGACTTCAGAGTATTGCTGCCCACACTACCAATATCACCTTCGCGATGTTGGTATCGGGTAAAAATTCCAGTATCTGCATTATAGCAATTGAGTCCTCCCCCCTCTGTGCAAATCCATAGTTTCCCCTCACTGTCCTCTGTCATCTTCCCGACAACAGGAAAACTCAGACAGTCTTCCTGTAAAGGCTCAGCATAATAAAAATGATTACTTGTCTTGCTGGGATTGAAAACATTCACACCACCATAATAAGTTCCTACCCAAATATTACCTTGCATATCTTTATGAAGCGATAAAACCGAGTGGTGGCTCAATGTATTTGGAGAATCACCATAACGTGTATAATGACTCCATTTATCTGTTACAGGATCATAACAATCAAGCCCACGAAAGCTACCGACCCAAATACGTTTGAAATCATCTTCCAATACGCAGCGGATCTGATTATCCGATAATTCATCCTTCCCTGAAGAACTTGTATATTGTGTTATTTCCTTATTAGCCGAAACTCTATATAGTCCGTTCCAAGTACCCACCCAAATATTTCCGGCACTATCTCCCGAAATACACCGATTACCTCTATTAAACGAAAGTAATACATTCTGTTGAGACGGATTTTTACGTGAAACAGCAACCAAATGGTTTGTAACAGTCCATATCGTATTTTCATCTACATACAAAGCTCCTCCCGAACCTACCCCGTTCTGTAATTGGGTTACAAAAGTTAAATCGGGACTTTCTGCTGTATAATAGTAGATACCCGATGTACAGCTTGCCCATAAAGTATCTCCTTTACAGAAAAGATCTCTCACATCATTCCGACGTAAACAAGTGAACTGCTCCTTAAAAATATCAAACTTTATCAGATCATTACCTGAACGAATATATATTTTCCCTTTCTTATCTCCACATATCTCATTGATTTCATTATTCGTCAAACCTTCATTTCCCTGTGACGGACGGAATACTTTTACATCTTTGCCATTATATCTGTTCAATCCTTCTGAGGTGCCTAACCATATTGCGCCTAATTCATCTTGGTAGATAGAAAATATGCAAACCTGAGATAATCCATCAGAAACTCC
The DNA window shown above is from Bacteroides faecium and carries:
- a CDS encoding hybrid sensor histidine kinase/response regulator transcription factor, whose amino-acid sequence is MKRNFLFLLSLLCIIVVDAKNHYFKHLGVSDGLSQVCIFSIYQDELGAIWLGTSEGLNRYNGKDVKVFRPSQGNEGLTNNEINEICGDKKGKIYIRSGNDLIKFDIFKEQFTCLRRNDVRDLFCKGDTLWASCTSGIYYYTAESPDLTFVTQLQNGVGSGGALYVDENTIWTVTNHLVAVSRKNPSQQNVLLSFNRGNRCISGDSAGNIWVGTWNGLYRVSANKEITQYTSSSGKDELSDNQIRCVLEDDFKRIWVGSFRGLDCYDPVTDKWSHYTRYGDSPNTLSHHSVLSLHKDMQGNIWVGTYYGGVNVFNPSKTSNHFYYAEPLQEDCLSFPVVGKMTEDSEGKLWICTEGGGLNCYNADTGIFTRYQHREGDIGSVGSNTLKSIFYRKEDGRLYVGSHLGGLFVLDIKSNKGYALHHIEGDSTSLPHEIVNDIQGYKNGLALLTQGGAVFMDPVTEKFSPLSDDTDIRKLLSRKYAFETFLIDSRQRIWLALANGGVICVDLPSSNITQYVTDANNPSTIGRFKVVHIFEDSKGTVFFCTIGSGIYEYLEKEQSFKSYSTTNQCLPSDYCYYICESVEDNCLFILHGKGLSVFNREKGVVENTYHPFNQTYSQGSALYLNENGTLFISGTNGLALFQRQSLYASLSKNLLSFDKLFIFNQEIYPNDRSGILTDILAKTTDIYLGYQQNNITVEFATFNYNDDRNRLFEYHLDGFDKVWTQTTSTAIAYTNLPSGDYTLRIRPLDNIKEEIGLNIHVSAPFYATMWAYLFYFLCLAGLMFAFIRFKTRQAALKSSLEFERKEKERIEELNQIKLRFFTNISHEFRTPLTLILGQIEVLMQMDLGTTIYNRILRIYKNAWHMRNLISELLDFRKQEQGYLKLKVEEQNLVAFTRQIYMCFYEYAQKKEITYRFDYVEETISVWFDSRQLQKVIFNLLSNAFKYTPNKGSITVEVRKVTSQAVVSVCDTGVGIPVEHISKIFERFYQTDSASSSFTLGTGIGLALAKGIMNMHHGKIDVESSVGKGTKFTLSLPLGNRHFSDEEMTVTEGQESVIIPEIVPMPSFEQIIEEEAGEFAILENTEEEDKPIILLVDDNEELLSMLEDLFLPMYKVYIAHNGREGLEMARQIQPDLIVSDVMMPEMSGKELCYKIKTNVELSHISVILLTAQTSAEYIVEGLMFGADDYVTKPFNVKVLVARCNNLINNKRRLIAHYAGKTITESPVTEAINERDKELLAKCVNIIKTNFENPAFDVTTLASELCMGRSKLYMQFKQITGLTPNEFILKVKLDEAMFLLKNHSELNISEVSIRLGFSSPRYFSKSFKSFFGVAPQTVKSKKE